TCCTCGTGGCAGGCAAGCGTGACGAATGACTTGAATCGACCGGCGCGGTGATTTAGACTCGAAGCTCACCTTTGTCACGGCCGCCCCATGCTTTCCATCGACGAAATCGACGGCATCACCATCATCGGCTTCGAGCCGGAATACGATGCCTTGGACGAGCCGGCGATGGACCGCACGCGGAGAGAGCTGCTGGACGCCGCGGAACACCGTCCACCGCTGATGCTCTGCGATTTCTCGCGGACCAAGTACTTTGGCTCGGGCTTTATCGATATCCTCTCCAACGCTTCGCAACAATTACGGGCGCGCGGCGGCAAAATGGTCCTCTGTGGACTGCAACCATTCTGCGAAAAAGTACTCACGGCCGCGAATCTCGAGG
The Planctomycetia bacterium DNA segment above includes these coding regions:
- a CDS encoding STAS domain-containing protein yields the protein MLSIDEIDGITIIGFEPEYDALDEPAMDRTRRELLDAAEHRPPLMLCDFSRTKYFGSGFIDILSNASQQLRARGGKMVLCGLQPFCEKVLTAANLEELWDFVKSREAAIAALRQD